TAATATTTTCCTATACGGGGAAACCGAAGGGTTTCCCCGACCCCCTTCCGATTTAGGTTGTTATCCGTTGGCTTTCTCTTTTAATGTAGTTAATATTCTAGCAATTTCCTTTCTCAAATATCTAATTTCTCTAATATTTTTTACCTTACCAGAGGATAAGTCGAAGCG
This region of Patescibacteria group bacterium genomic DNA includes:
- the rpmC gene encoding 50S ribosomal protein L29, with product MKINGLRKKSKAELPKILKERRERLRQLRFDLSSGKVKNIREIRYLRKEIARILTTLKEKANG